A stretch of Rhizobium glycinendophyticum DNA encodes these proteins:
- the tolQ gene encoding protein TolQ, translating to MEQVGMAAATHDVSLWGLFMQAGLIVKLVMLGLLAASVWTWAIVIDKYLSYARARRQFDQFEQVFWSGQSLEELYRTLAERNNTGLAAMFVAAMREWKKSFERGARSPIGLQMRIDRAMDVTMARESETLEGRLSSLATIGSAAPFIGLFGTVIGIMTSFQAIAGSKNTSLAVVAPGIAEALLATAIGLVAAIPAVIAYNKFSGEAGKLTARMEGFADEFSAILSRQIDEKLQPRQAAQ from the coding sequence ATGGAACAAGTTGGAATGGCAGCAGCGACCCACGACGTAAGCTTGTGGGGACTGTTCATGCAGGCAGGCCTGATCGTCAAGCTGGTCATGCTCGGCCTCTTGGCCGCCTCGGTCTGGACCTGGGCGATCGTCATCGACAAATATCTGAGCTATGCCCGTGCGCGCCGCCAGTTCGACCAGTTCGAACAGGTCTTCTGGTCCGGTCAGTCGCTGGAAGAGCTTTACCGCACACTCGCCGAGCGCAACAACACCGGCCTTGCCGCCATGTTCGTCGCCGCCATGCGCGAGTGGAAGAAGAGTTTTGAGCGCGGCGCCCGCTCGCCGATCGGCCTGCAGATGCGTATCGACCGCGCCATGGACGTGACCATGGCCCGTGAGTCCGAGACACTGGAAGGTCGCCTCTCCTCGCTCGCCACCATCGGCTCTGCCGCGCCATTCATTGGCCTGTTCGGTACCGTCATCGGTATCATGACCTCGTTCCAGGCGATTGCCGGTTCGAAGAACACCAGCCTCGCCGTCGTCGCCCCCGGTATCGCCGAAGCACTGCTCGCGACCGCGATCGGCCTCGTTGCCGCTATCCCCGCGGTCATCGCCTACAACAAGTTTTCCGGCGAAGCCGGCAAGCTGACGGCCCGCATGGAAGGCTTCGCCGACGAATTCTCGGCCATCCTCTCGCGCCAGATCGACGAGAAGCTGCAGCCCCGCCAGGCGGCGCAATAA
- the tolR gene encoding protein TolR, producing MGMSVGSGGGGGGRRGRRSGKRALVSEINVTPMVDVMLVLLIIFMVAAPMMTVGVPIDLPQTQAKAMNSETQPITVSVNPKGEIYLQETAIPIDEVVPKLQAIATTGYNERIYVRADTAATYGIVMQVMARISAAGFTNIGLVTLQEQQN from the coding sequence ATGGGTATGTCGGTCGGTTCAGGTGGAGGAGGCGGAGGCCGTCGCGGACGTCGCAGCGGCAAGCGCGCCCTCGTCAGCGAAATCAACGTCACCCCGATGGTCGACGTCATGCTGGTGCTTCTGATCATTTTCATGGTCGCAGCGCCGATGATGACGGTTGGCGTTCCCATCGACCTGCCGCAGACGCAGGCCAAGGCGATGAACAGCGAAACCCAGCCGATCACCGTCTCGGTCAATCCGAAGGGCGAGATCTATCTGCAGGAAACGGCGATCCCCATCGACGAGGTCGTGCCCAAGCTGCAGGCGATCGCCACCACCGGCTACAACGAACGCATCTACGTGCGCGCCGATACCGCCGCCACCTATGGCATTGTCATGCAGGTCATGGCGCGGATCTCGGCCGCCGGTTTCACCAATATCGGTCTCGTGACCCTACAGGAACAGCAGAACTGA
- the tolB gene encoding Tol-Pal system beta propeller repeat protein TolB, translating into MKNAFLRLLLVCAGLAGAFVSPANAAVEININRGNVQPLPIAITDFISGDGIGAQISAVVEADLKRSGLFAPINRQAFIEKISNPDQPPRFEDWKVIKADALVVGRITREADGRLRAEFRLWDTFGGQQMTGQQFFTDPKNWRRVAHIIADAIYERITGEKGYFDTRVVFVSESGPKTDRKRQLAIMDQDGENVRMLTNSKDIVLTPRFSPSRQEITYMSFEGDQPRVYLLQLETGGREVVGNFPGMTFAPRFSPDGQRVIMSLQQDGNANIYTMDLRSRTTTRLTSTAAIDTSPSYSPDGSQIVFESDRGGRQQLYVMGADGSGQRRISFGDGSYSTPVWSPRGDLIAFTKQSGGKFSIGVMKTDGSGERILTTGFHNEGPTWAPNGRVLMFFRQNAGAGGPQLYSIDLSGYNEQLVKTPSFASDPAWSPLME; encoded by the coding sequence ATGAAAAACGCATTCCTCCGACTTCTGCTGGTCTGTGCCGGCCTGGCCGGTGCCTTCGTTTCCCCCGCGAACGCAGCCGTGGAAATCAATATCAATCGTGGCAACGTCCAGCCGCTGCCGATCGCCATCACCGACTTCATCTCGGGCGACGGCATCGGTGCGCAGATCTCGGCCGTGGTCGAGGCCGACCTGAAGCGATCCGGCCTGTTCGCCCCGATCAACCGCCAGGCCTTCATCGAGAAGATCTCCAATCCCGACCAGCCGCCGCGCTTCGAGGACTGGAAGGTTATCAAGGCAGACGCGCTTGTCGTCGGCCGCATCACCCGCGAGGCCGATGGCCGGCTGCGCGCCGAATTCCGCCTGTGGGACACCTTCGGCGGCCAGCAGATGACCGGCCAGCAGTTCTTCACCGACCCGAAGAACTGGCGCCGCGTGGCCCACATCATCGCCGACGCCATCTACGAGCGCATCACCGGCGAAAAGGGCTATTTCGACACCCGCGTCGTCTTCGTCTCCGAAAGCGGCCCGAAGACGGACCGCAAGCGCCAGTTGGCGATCATGGACCAGGACGGTGAAAACGTCCGCATGCTGACCAACAGCAAGGACATCGTTCTGACCCCGCGTTTCTCCCCGAGCCGCCAGGAAATCACCTACATGTCCTTCGAGGGCGACCAGCCCCGCGTCTACCTGCTCCAGCTGGAGACCGGTGGCCGTGAAGTTGTCGGCAATTTCCCAGGTATGACGTTTGCCCCCCGCTTCTCGCCCGATGGCCAGCGTGTCATCATGAGCCTGCAGCAGGATGGCAATGCTAATATCTACACCATGGACCTGCGCTCCCGCACGACCACCCGCCTGACTTCGACCGCCGCGATCGACACCTCGCCCTCCTACTCTCCGGATGGTAGCCAGATCGTGTTCGAAAGTGACCGTGGCGGCCGCCAGCAGCTCTATGTCATGGGTGCCGACGGCTCCGGCCAGCGCCGCATCTCCTTCGGCGATGGCTCCTACTCGACCCCGGTCTGGTCTCCGCGCGGTGACCTGATCGCCTTCACCAAGCAGTCGGGCGGCAAGTTCTCGATCGGCGTGATGAAGACCGACGGCTCGGGCGAACGCATCCTGACCACCGGCTTCCACAACGAAGGCCCGACCTGGGCACCGAACGGCCGCGTGTTGATGTTCTTCCGCCAGAATGCCGGCGCCGGTGGCCCGCAACTCTACTCGATCGACCTCTCCGGTTACAACGAGCAGCTGGTCAAGACGCCCTCCTTTGCATCCGACCCGGCCTGGTCGCCGTTGATGGAATAG
- the pal gene encoding peptidoglycan-associated lipoprotein Pal, producing the protein MSRIHTPAKSRLQTLASNPALIALTVALALAGCANKKNLPNSAGDLGLGAGGAGAATPGSTQDFTVNVGDRIFFDTDSTSIRADAAQTLDRQAQWLARYPNYAITIEGHADERGTREYNLALGARRAAATRDYLAQRGVPAQRMKTISYGKERPVAVCDDISCWSQNRRAVTVLGGAGM; encoded by the coding sequence ATGAGCCGCATTCACACTCCGGCCAAGAGCCGTCTGCAGACCCTCGCCAGCAACCCGGCCCTCATCGCCCTGACGGTCGCTCTGGCGCTCGCCGGCTGCGCCAACAAGAAGAACCTGCCCAACAGCGCAGGTGACCTCGGCCTCGGCGCCGGTGGCGCAGGTGCCGCCACCCCGGGTTCGACCCAGGACTTCACCGTCAATGTCGGCGACCGCATCTTCTTCGACACGGATTCGACCTCGATCCGCGCCGATGCCGCCCAGACGCTCGACCGTCAGGCCCAGTGGCTGGCTCGCTACCCGAACTACGCCATCACCATCGAAGGCCATGCCGACGAACGCGGCACCCGCGAATACAACCTGGCACTTGGCGCGCGCCGTGCAGCCGCAACCCGCGACTACCTCGCCCAGCGTGGCGTCCCGGCGCAGCGCATGAAGACCATCTCCTACGGCAAGGAACGTCCGGTCGCCGTCTGCGACGACATCTCCTGCTGGTCGCAGAACCGCCGCGCGGTCACCGTTCTCGGTGGCGCCGGCATGTGA
- the ybgF gene encoding tol-pal system protein YbgF, giving the protein MKKLVMAALLATASLTGLHGSADAFQLFPTVSLGHKKAPEQPKAELHLAQATDPTVRVQQLEEELRALNGRIEEMSFQLLQMQETIRKQQEDNEFRFQDLEKKKTGSLTKPVDSGGGSDSVAEIITDTPDVGASADVSGTAPGEQTLGEIALDTSGVPVDATINEAPGANASTLPGVDAPTIAPSVTPPAAPKQTASLNSEADVYQVAYGHVLSGDYSLAESEFRDFIEAYPSSAKIADANFWLGEALYSQGNYNEAAKTFLNAHQTYNTSPKAPEMLLKLGMSLAALDNTETACATLREVSKRYPKASRAVVSKVASEQKRLRC; this is encoded by the coding sequence ATGAAGAAACTTGTGATGGCCGCTCTCCTAGCGACGGCCTCGCTCACGGGACTGCATGGCAGCGCAGACGCGTTCCAGCTGTTTCCGACCGTCTCGCTCGGCCACAAGAAAGCGCCGGAGCAGCCGAAGGCCGAGCTCCACCTCGCCCAGGCCACCGATCCAACGGTGCGCGTTCAGCAGCTCGAGGAAGAGCTGCGCGCGCTCAACGGCCGTATCGAAGAAATGAGCTTCCAGCTTCTGCAGATGCAGGAAACGATCCGCAAGCAGCAGGAAGACAACGAGTTCCGCTTCCAGGATCTCGAAAAGAAGAAGACCGGCTCGCTGACGAAACCGGTCGATAGCGGCGGTGGCTCCGATTCCGTCGCCGAAATCATCACGGATACCCCCGACGTCGGCGCCAGCGCCGACGTTTCCGGTACTGCACCCGGCGAACAGACTTTGGGCGAGATCGCCCTGGACACCTCGGGTGTACCCGTTGACGCCACCATCAATGAAGCGCCCGGTGCCAATGCCTCCACGCTTCCCGGCGTAGACGCCCCGACGATTGCCCCCTCTGTCACGCCGCCTGCCGCGCCGAAGCAGACCGCATCGCTGAACTCCGAGGCCGACGTCTACCAGGTCGCCTACGGCCATGTGCTCTCGGGCGACTACAGCCTCGCCGAAAGCGAATTCCGCGATTTCATCGAAGCCTATCCGAGCAGCGCCAAGATTGCAGACGCCAACTTCTGGCTCGGCGAAGCGCTCTACTCGCAGGGCAATTACAACGAGGCGGCCAAGACCTTCCTCAACGCCCACCAGACCTATAACACCTCCCCCAAGGCGCCTGAAATGCTGCTGAAGCTCGGCATGTCTCTCGCAGCCCTTGATAATACAGAAACCGCCTGCGCCACCCTGCGCGAAGTCTCCAAGCGTTACCCGAAAGCCTCCCGCGCCGTCGTCTCCAAGGTCGCGAGCGAGCAGAAGCGCCTGCGTTGCTGA
- the tilS gene encoding tRNA lysidine(34) synthetase TilS, giving the protein MKKPARLLVAISGGSDSTGVLIALKEALDADKLPHSLCAVTVDHGLRPASADEALAVQALCRAHSIPHEILRWTGEKPKTGLSAAARDARYRLLAETATRFGADAVVTGHTLDDQVETIAMRSARSSEGSLGLSGMAAATLYARRLWILRPFLQTRRAAIRSYLDARNQNWIDDPSNEDLRSERARIRTRHLEPDLVAILSAAEERRHLSKRAAAWLAEKADCAVEQVIRLRLDGTTSHPEPAVGHALSTLSAALGGRPHRPSTQSLHRLLTQLANGNDFALTLSGCLVVRRKLDLFLTRERRGLLPLPLPSGRIIVWDGRYEITNHGPVDAVVVPGATSAISPELPYPIRSAISGNSPEIRTLPDADGRAPPQVTLTTRLSLFDPYLSDFDLPLADQIARLFGREPAIACPV; this is encoded by the coding sequence TTGAAAAAGCCCGCGCGTCTGCTCGTCGCCATTTCCGGCGGTAGCGACTCGACCGGTGTGCTGATTGCGCTCAAAGAGGCGCTCGACGCCGACAAGCTCCCCCATTCGCTCTGCGCCGTCACCGTCGATCATGGTCTTCGTCCGGCCTCTGCCGATGAAGCGCTGGCGGTCCAGGCCCTGTGCCGGGCCCATTCCATTCCCCACGAGATCCTCCGCTGGACGGGCGAAAAGCCGAAGACCGGTCTTTCTGCCGCCGCACGCGACGCCCGTTACCGCCTGCTTGCGGAAACCGCCACGAGGTTCGGCGCCGACGCCGTCGTGACCGGCCATACGCTCGACGATCAGGTCGAGACCATCGCGATGCGCTCCGCACGATCGTCCGAAGGCTCGCTCGGCCTCTCCGGCATGGCCGCCGCCACGCTGTACGCGCGCCGTCTGTGGATCCTGCGGCCCTTCCTGCAGACGCGGCGTGCCGCCATCCGATCCTATCTGGATGCACGCAACCAGAATTGGATCGACGACCCCAGCAACGAGGATCTCCGCTCCGAGCGTGCGCGCATCCGCACCCGTCATCTGGAACCTGATCTCGTAGCGATCCTTAGCGCCGCAGAGGAGCGCAGGCATCTGTCGAAACGGGCGGCGGCCTGGCTCGCCGAAAAGGCGGACTGCGCCGTCGAACAAGTCATCCGGCTCCGTCTCGACGGGACGACGTCGCACCCGGAACCCGCGGTCGGGCATGCGCTCTCGACCCTGTCGGCCGCGCTCGGCGGGCGTCCCCACCGGCCCTCGACACAATCATTGCATCGCTTGCTTACACAATTGGCGAACGGCAATGACTTCGCCCTCACGCTTTCCGGCTGCCTCGTCGTCCGGCGAAAATTGGATTTGTTCCTGACGCGCGAGAGGCGCGGTCTTTTGCCGCTCCCCCTGCCCTCGGGCAGGATCATCGTCTGGGACGGGCGATATGAAATCACGAACCACGGTCCGGTTGACGCAGTTGTGGTACCGGGCGCGACGTCGGCGATTTCGCCCGAGCTGCCTTATCCCATCCGCAGCGCCATTAGCGGAAACAGCCCGGAAATCCGGACTTTGCCCGATGCCGATGGCCGGGCTCCGCCACAGGTGACCTTGACCACGCGGCTGTCCCTCTTCGATCCATATCTATCCGACTTCGATCTCCCGCTCGCCGACCAGATCGCGCGCCTTTTCGGCCGGGAACCCGCAATTGCCTGTCCCGTTTAA
- the ftsH gene encoding ATP-dependent zinc metalloprotease FtsH, translating to MNPNFRNFALWAIIALLLIALFSMFQTSPSQSSSREIPYSQFLREVDSGRVRDVTVTGNRVLGTYSENGTAFQTYAPVVDDNLLSKLEAKNVMIVARPETDGSSGFLSYIGTLLPMLLILGVWLFFMRQMQGGSRGAMGFGKSKAKLLTEAHGRVTFDDVAGVDEAKQDLEEIVEFLRDPQKFQRLGGKIPRGVLLVGPPGTGKTLLARSVAGEANVPFFTISGSDFVEMFVGVGASRVRDMFEQAKKNAPCIIFIDEIDAVGRHRGAGLGGGNDEREQTLNQLLVEMDGFEANEGIILIAATNRPDVLDPALLRPGRFDRQVVVPNPDIIGRERILKVHARNVPLAPNVDLKVLARGTPGFSGADLMNLVNEAALMAARRNKRVVTMSEFEDAKDKIMMGAERRSSAMTEAEKKLTAYHEAGHAITALQVPVADPLHKATIIPRGRALGMVMQLPEGDRYSMSYKWMVSRLVIMMGGRVAEELTFGKENITSGASSDIEQATKLARAMVTQWGFSDVLGQVAYGENQQEVFLGHSVSQSKNVSESTAQKIDTEVRRLIDEAYTEARRILTDHHDEFVAVAEGLLEYETLSGEEIKALIRGEKPSRDSGDEGPTSRSSAVPSTGRKDLNKGGETEGGLEPQPH from the coding sequence ATGAACCCAAATTTTCGCAATTTCGCGCTCTGGGCGATCATCGCCCTTCTGCTGATCGCCCTGTTCAGCATGTTCCAGACGTCACCGTCGCAATCGAGCTCGCGCGAGATTCCGTATTCGCAGTTCCTGCGCGAGGTTGATTCGGGTCGGGTGCGCGACGTCACCGTCACCGGCAATCGCGTTCTCGGCACCTATTCCGAAAACGGCACCGCCTTCCAGACCTATGCGCCCGTCGTCGACGACAACCTTTTGAGCAAGCTCGAAGCCAAGAACGTCATGATCGTCGCCCGTCCGGAAACCGACGGCTCGTCCGGCTTCCTGAGCTATATCGGCACGCTTCTCCCCATGCTGCTGATCCTCGGCGTCTGGCTGTTCTTCATGCGCCAGATGCAGGGCGGCTCGCGCGGCGCCATGGGTTTTGGCAAGTCCAAGGCGAAGCTCCTCACCGAAGCCCACGGACGCGTCACGTTTGACGACGTTGCAGGCGTTGACGAAGCCAAGCAGGACCTGGAAGAAATCGTCGAATTCCTCCGCGACCCGCAGAAGTTCCAGCGCCTCGGCGGCAAGATCCCGCGCGGCGTGCTGCTCGTCGGCCCTCCGGGTACCGGTAAGACCCTGCTCGCCCGCTCGGTTGCCGGCGAGGCCAACGTGCCCTTCTTCACCATCTCCGGTTCGGACTTCGTCGAAATGTTCGTCGGTGTCGGTGCAAGCCGCGTCCGCGACATGTTCGAACAGGCGAAGAAAAACGCGCCTTGCATCATCTTCATCGACGAAATCGACGCCGTCGGCCGTCATCGTGGCGCCGGCCTCGGCGGCGGTAACGACGAACGCGAGCAGACGCTCAACCAGTTGCTCGTCGAGATGGACGGCTTTGAGGCCAACGAAGGCATCATCCTGATCGCGGCCACCAACCGTCCCGACGTCCTCGACCCCGCGCTTCTGCGTCCGGGCCGCTTCGACCGTCAGGTCGTCGTGCCGAACCCAGACATCATCGGCCGCGAGCGTATCCTCAAGGTCCACGCCCGCAACGTGCCGCTTGCCCCGAACGTCGACCTCAAGGTTCTCGCCCGTGGTACGCCCGGCTTCTCCGGTGCCGACCTGATGAACCTTGTCAACGAAGCCGCCCTCATGGCCGCCCGCCGCAACAAGCGCGTCGTCACCATGTCGGAATTCGAAGACGCCAAGGACAAGATCATGATGGGCGCGGAACGCCGCTCCTCCGCCATGACCGAAGCCGAAAAGAAGCTGACCGCCTATCATGAAGCCGGCCACGCGATCACCGCACTGCAGGTGCCGGTTGCCGACCCGCTGCACAAGGCGACGATCATTCCGCGGGGCCGTGCGCTCGGCATGGTCATGCAGCTCCCCGAGGGCGACCGCTACTCGATGAGCTACAAGTGGATGGTCTCGCGCCTCGTCATCATGATGGGCGGCCGCGTTGCCGAAGAACTGACCTTCGGCAAGGAGAACATCACCTCCGGCGCCTCATCCGACATCGAGCAGGCCACCAAGCTCGCCCGTGCCATGGTCACCCAGTGGGGCTTCTCCGACGTGCTCGGTCAGGTTGCCTATGGTGAGAACCAGCAGGAAGTATTCCTCGGCCATTCCGTATCGCAGTCGAAGAACGTCTCTGAATCCACGGCCCAGAAGATCGACACCGAAGTCCGTCGCCTGATCGACGAAGCCTATACAGAGGCCCGCCGCATCCTGACCGACCACCACGACGAGTTCGTTGCCGTCGCCGAAGGGCTGCTCGAATACGAAACGCTCTCGGGTGAAGAGATAAAGGCGCTGATCCGCGGGGAAAAGCCGTCGCGTGACAGCGGCGACGAAGGCCCCACGAGTCGCAGCTCGGCCGTCCCTTCGACTGGCCGCAAGGACTTGAACAAGGGCGGCGAAACCGAAGGCGGGCTGGAACCACAGCCGCACTGA